The genomic stretch AAACttgtttcttccaaaatatccatagcatatttccgTTGAGAAATCATCAAACCATCTATAGATTGGgctacctcaatacccaagaaATAACGAAGCttaccaagatcttttgtctgaaATTGATTTGAGAGATGTTGCTTTAACTGGAGTATACCCTGCTGATCACTACCAgttatgacaatatcatctacatacacaataagataaatacaccCTTGGACTGAGTGACGATAAAAAAACAGAATGGTCTGGTTCACTACGGACCATACCAAATTGTTGTACTACAGTGCTGAATCTGCCAAACCAAGCTCTCGGAGAttgcttaagaccataaagagacATGTGTAACCTACACACCATATTCGATGACTCCTCCTGAGCAACAAATCCAGGTGGTTActccatatatacttcctcttcaagatcaccatgtaaaaaagcattttttatgtcaagttgatgaagaggcCAATGTCGAATGGATGCAATGGCTAGAAGAAGTCTAACAGATGTCATCTTGGCTACAGGCGAGAAGGTATCACTATAATCCAATCCAATATGAGTGTATCCTTTGGCTACCAAGCGAGCTTTAAATCGATCAATCTTACCATCTGGACCAACCTTCAATGTATAAATCCAACGACAACCTACTAAAGATCTCCCATGGGGTAGAGGAACCAGTTCCCAGGTACCACTGCTTTGAAGAGcacacatttcatcaatcattgCTTGCCTTCACTCAGGGTGAGACAATGCTTCACATGGAGTTTTAGGAATAGAAacagaagacaaagaagacaaacaagtatactacaaaggggaaagacgatgataacataaatcaatataatgTGGAGAAGGATTTCGTGTTTGACGTATACCTTTTCGAAGGGCAATCGGAAGATCGGACTCAGGTTGCAGGATCAGATCCGGTGATGTCGGAGGCATCGGAGGAGAGTCTGCAATGACCTCAAGGATAGGTATGACCTCAAGGACAGGTATGACCTCAGGGACAGGGATGACAGGCGTTGGGTGACGACGCTGATATGTTTGAAGTGGTCGAGAAGTGGGTGGGTCAGGAGCCCTAGACTGATGGGGGTAATGGTAGGCGGGACATTAATAACTACCGGAAAAGATGTGGGAGTACTTTCTTGAATGGGTTCTGGAGTTACGTGACTAGACTCGAAATATGGAACTGACTCGAAGAAGGTAACATCGGCCGATACTGGGTACCGTTGTAGAGTATGTTAATAACAACGATAACCTTTTTGGCATCGATGATAACTAAGAAAGACACACTTTAGTGATCGAGCTAAGAGTTTATCAAGACCAGGAGAGAGATTGTGTACAAAACATGTGGACCCAAAGACTCGGGGAGGAATTGGGTGAAGTGGGGAATTGGGAAAAAGGATTGAATGAGGAATTTTATTGTTAAGGACAGATGAGGGCATGCGATTTATAAGATAATATGTTGTTAGCACACCATCCCCCCAAAACCGAAGTGGAACATTACCATGGAGAAGTAGGGTCCGAGTGGTTTCTACAAGATGCCGATTTTTACGTTCCGCTACCccgttttgttgaggtgtgtgagGGCAAGATGTTTGATGGAGAATACCATTGCGTGACATGAAATTCTAAAATTGTTGGGATAAATATTCACGGGCATTGTCACTTCTTAAGGTACGGATAGACACACCGAATTGAGTTCTTATTTCTTGATAGAATTGTTCAACAATAGAAAATAATTCAGATCTATTCTTCATTAAAAATAACCACGTGCAAcgtgaaaaatcatcaataaaggtgacaaaatacctagactcaagagtagagacagtacgcgagggaccccaaacatcggtgtgaactaaagcaaaaggggACGAAGCTCGTTTATTGACTCGATTGGGAAACTGGCCACGAGTGTGTTTCCGTAGTTGACACGACTCACAATGTAAATTAGATACCTTCGATAAATTTGGCACCAACTTATGTAGTTTGGAAAGACTGGAATGACCTAACTGAACATGGATAGTGAGTGGAGAATCTTTGGCTGAGCATGTCTGAGATGACACAGAGAGGTAATAAAGGCCTTGAGACTCACATCCGACACCAATTGTTTGTCCCGAACTCCGATCCTGCAGGGTAACATTATTATTAGTGAAAGTGACACTACAATCAAGAGAACGAGTTAAACGACTGACTGAAAAtaaattaaatggacaattagGTACATAGAGGACAGAAGTAACCGAGAGAGAAGGTAGAATTCGAACAGTACCAATCCCTTCGGATCGGGTTTGAGAATCATTGGCAGAAGTTATAGTAGGTAAGAAACCGGATGTAGAGAGGGGAGATAAAAGATTTTTATTACCGGTAACATAATCAAACGCACCAAAATCAAAGACCTAagatccaagagaagatgattgAGAGAGACAAGCAGGTGAATTACCAATGTGTGCTACCGAAGCAGTAGAATCTAAGTTCTGATAATTCTGATACCACTTGAGGAAATCATCGTAGTTTGGCGTAAAGTTACGAGGAGTAGCCGTGAGTATCGGATCTGAAACAATTGCCCTATGGAGAGTGGAGCGGTTGAAAAATTGCCGGGATTGGCCGTCAGATGTGTTGTCACGTGCGGAGGTTTCTGCCGATGAAAAGTGGGGAACGGCTGGATCGGAAGAGGCGCTTCTACTGGTAGGTTACCGAAGAATTTTGAAAAGTGAGAGGCAAACCGGAGTGATGACACGGTTTGCAAAAAAAAACAGAGTGATGACACGGTTTGCAACAAAAGAAAAATCTCACCGGAAGACAGTGGGTCAACCGGGTAAAGCACGACGAAGAAAGAATTGCCTCTTAGCAGACTCTAGATACCATGTTGAAATACAAGAGACTgagagacatttgaataaactGTGTGTTTTGAAAAACATTACGGAGACTTTATTATAAAGAGAGATtataactaattacatgatatagtcgatgtgggactatttgatatacaaatattcttaatattatatttacaaatatcaacagAATATAACAACGCTTAAATACCAAATTTATTCGATATCAAGTCAACTGTTTAAGGATGAATTGGGATTCGAGAATTCATGATATCCTACTTATTTATTTATAATAAGTAGTGAATTCAAATTCCTCAATGAATATGAAACTCCGTTTTTTCTATGTCGatgaataactttttctatggatGTTTTATTCTTTAGAAGGTAAGAGAAAAGATAAAACtaaaaataaagtattaaattgAATTATTAATCCATATTCAAGTTTGAAACTCATGTAATTAACCTCTTTTCTTGTTATCTTGTTATTAACTTTATAGAAGATTAAAAGAATTAACTTATTATTAAGTCCATAGAAGATCAAAAGAATTGACCGTTGACCGTTGAGCTATCTTCATTGTTAAAAATATATTCGCTTAAATTTTTACACACATATTAAGAAACACAATAATACTGTCATAAGATATTACTCTTTTACTAACTTAACTATAACTTCGCCATATTAATTAATGTGTTAGAAGTAGTGTATCAAATAATAATTATATGACAATTGAAAAAAGAACATTCATATGATTAGAAAATGAGAATGACAGTTCTTTAAAAAAAGAATTTATTTATTAAAACGACAAATTTAAAGTGAAAAGAGTAGTACGCAAGAAGGAACTACAAAATGTGTGATCATAATCACTGTCTAATAAATAGAAATCTGAAATGCATATCGATAGAGATACATTTTTTATATTTATCTACGAGatacattttttttaaataaaatttaggtacaatttaattgaattgtacttaatatattaaaaaaaaatcattccGAGCACTTTACTATTCTCCGTTTCTTTTTAATTGTAGTTTGagtaaaaaaaattgttttttttaattgacgttttcaaaaaaatttaaaatttgagGTAACATTAATAGTCGTTTTGTCAAAATTACTCCTAATTACTTattaaaaagagaaaaaaaaataataaataattaaaaatattatagATAAAAAGACAATCATTATGTAAAAAATAAATCATTATTTAAAAAGTAGTAAAAATTATTAACTTTCTTAATATgcataaaaaaaattaaaaaagaacGGAGGGAGTATTTTACAAGAAAATTGATTTACTTTGtcaaaaaattatttttcaaagTTTATGTAATTTTTGTTGACAAAATATTAAATTTAGAGTCAAATGTGGGAAAAAAGATTTAAAGCTATCAAACAAAGGTTTAGAGGTATGAAAGTAGCTCTTTTGAGTGTTGACATTTTCATTCTCCTCATTTTAAGAGGCAATTTTCTCATAACAAAAGATAACAGTTATGAAGAGTCATTGTGATGGAAAGAAGATTTAAAGCTATAAACAAAGGTTTAGAGGTATGAAAATAGCTCTTTTGAGTCTTAGACATTTTCAATGTGTTCATTTTAAGAATTTTCTTATGGTGATTAACAAATAAAGCCAacataaattttaaaaatataataaaattgtTTTCGCAGTATAAACATTGTCTAAAATGCATTCAACTTATGTCATCAAAATATGAGGAAAGAGGTAAACCAAGttcattaaaaaaacaaaaaagcTGAATTGAgttaattttaaaaataaaatatattaaaaagAACAAAACCAAATATTATCATTTACAACTTGAAAACAATATTCATTTATAAGCCTCTCCAGGGTAACATATAGTTCATTTATATTCATGTAGCACTTTCATATATAAAACGTGTTATAACTCTTGAAGTTGTGGAAGAATATATTCACACCAAAAAATGTCAGTGATTTATTGACAGATTTATCACGATGGATCGGAACTCTGGATGTTATGTTTGGTTATTTTAGTACAATCAAATGGTCCAatctcttgatttttcttcaCCTGTAAACCATAATGAAACAAAGAAATAAGCCATATACAACAATACATCATCAAAATAAAAAGCATATAGTCACCATGAACGAATTGAGAAAGTAACATTAATAATATGCAACTTTCTGATTGAGATAACCCTATAAACACATTTGTGTATGAAACTTTACCAAAGTGATATCAATGGTTGAGAATGGAGATTGGGGGGCTTTGGTGAAATGAAAAAGGTTGATACAGGGCCAGTGAAAAGGCATTTGTAAAGGATGTGAAATTCCATAAATGTTCCAGTCAACCTAATTCTAATGGGTTATCTAATCACAAAAATACAAATATCAAATGCCTAGTTCTAGTATTTACTTTTTTGAAGTTAATAATTGAATTCATAGAAATTATACACGAACAAGTGAGATTGCAAAACAATCTTACGCTTTGAATTTGAATCAAATCTAGATACTGAAGAATGGACCTACCGGTGACCAAGGGTTCGGTTCATTCTGGACTTTGTCAGGAGGAGAGTTTTGTACAGCGCCACTCTTCATCATTAAAATCTCCTGCAGACGCAACAAATAAGATGAATCCAACATGGCAAAAATCACCACATTGCAAAGAACTAATTGCTTTATGTAAAGTCAGGAGCCTTAACCTtaaaaacaagtttgattccacTGCCATATGCAATTCAAACAATGCAAGTAAACATTTAACACAAACAATTACTAACAATTAGCTAACTTTGACAGTTTAAAAAATCAATGCAAACATACATAAACATAAATATTAAAAAGGGGGCGATGTTAAAGGCCAAAAAAATGGCAATGTAAGACTtcaaaacagaaaaacaagttGGCATGAAATACTTTGTCAGGAAAAGAAACTTAGTAATTAGGGATTAAAAGTATTGATGTTAGCTTAAGAAATTTGAGTCACCTCTCCAGCTGCTTCTATTGCAGCTAACCATTCCTCAGTAAAGGGAGCAACATTCAGTGGAGGCTTCGCTATCGGAACTTCCTGCTTGGTTTTAGTTGCATCTATTTCGCTGCCACTCACAAAATTAACATTGGTCACTCAATATGTAACGCTTCAAAACTGTCTTAGATTTAAAATGGAGGCTGCCAAAACATAGATGAACAAAAGTTATACAACAAAAATGATACTCACAGATGAATTATTTTGCCGTTGTCTTCTTCTGGAAAGTCGATTTTGTCTTTTGACTGACTTGCCATGTCAGTATTAGGAGACTTATCATTCTCAAAGACAGTAGTTACAGCTGCATCTGATAAACTTTCACTGTTCACTGAACCAACTTCATTACCTTGTAGGATTGTTTCAATGAAGATTGAATTATCTGAATCTAGTAACTTCGATTTTTCACTTAAAAGACATTGCTCCTCAGATTTCCAAGCAACTGCACTAGTAAAGGGGCCTTCACTCACTTGAATAGAAGAATCTAAATCAGCAGAAATAGCATTCCTATTGAGTTTCACTGAACTAACTTCGCTGCCTTCTGGGATTGTTGCGTTGAAGATTGAATTCTCTGAAGCTaataattttgatttttcacTTAAAAGACAGGGGCCTTCACTCACATCAATAGAAGAACCTAATTCAGCAGAAATAGCGTTCTCATTGAGTTTCATTGAACTAACTTCGCTGCCTTGTGGGATTGTTGCATTGAAGATTGAATTCTCTGAAGCTaataattttgatttttcacTTAAAAGACATGGATCTTCACTCACTTTAGTAGAAGAATCAAATTCAGCAGAAATAACATTCTCGAGTTGAATTTCAACTGAAGGAGATATATCTAATGAACCTTCTTCTGCACCGTTGATTTGCAAAAGTTCCACTTTTTCATCGACACCTTGATTTCCATCTTTGTTTACAAGCATATCTGAACTTAGTAACTTTGAATTTTCACTTAAACTACACTGCTTCTCACATATCAAAGAAACTGCAGTTGAAAAGGGATCTTCACTCACTTCAATAGAAGAGTCAAATTCAGAAGAAAAAAAGTTCATATTGAGTTGAGTTTCAACTAAAGGCAGTATATCCGACAAACCTTCTTCAGCATCATTGATTTGCAAAAGTTCAACCTTGTCTTCCACATCATGATTTCCATCTTCTGCACCATTGATTTGCAAGAGTTCCACCTTTTCATCCACATCATGATTTCCATCTTCTACATCGTTGATTTGCAAAAGTTCCACCTTTTCATCCACATCATTGATTTGCAAAAGTTCCACCTTTTCGTCCACATCACAATTTCCATCGTCTGCACCATTGATTTGCAACAGTTCCACCTTTTCATCCACATCATGATTTCCATCTTCTGCACCATTGATTTGCAAGAGTTCCACCTTTTCATCCACATCATGATTTCCATCTTCTGCACCATTGATTTGCAAGAGTTCCGCCTTTTCATCCACGTCATGATTTCCATCTTCTACATCATTGATTTGCAAAAGTTCCACCGTTTTATCCACATCATTAATTTGCAAAAGTTCCACCTTTTCATCCACATCATTGATTTGCAAAAGTTCCACCTTTTCATCCACATCACGATTTCCATCTTCTGCACCATTGATTTGCAAGAGTTCCACCTTTTTATCCACGTCATGATTTCCATCTTCTACATCATTGATTTGCAAAATTTCCACCTTTTCATCCACATCATTAATTTGCAAAAGTTCCACCTTTTCATCCACATCATTGATTTGCAAAAGTTCCACCTTTTCATCCAAATCACGATTTCCATCTTCTGCACCAATGATTTGCAAGAGTTCCACCTTTCCATCCACATCATGATTTCCATCTTCTACATCATTGATTTGCAAAATTTCCACCTTTTCATCCACATCATTGATTTGCAAATGTTCCACCTTTTCATCCACATCATTGATCTGCAAAAGATCCACATTTTCATCCAAATCACAATTTCCATCTTCTGCACCATTGATTCGCAAGAGTTCCACCTTTTCATCCACATCATGATTTCCATCTTCCACATCATTGATTTGCAAAAGTTCCACCTTTTCATCTACATTATTGATTTGCAAAAGTTCCACCTTTTCATCCACATCACGATTTTTATCTTCTGCACCATTGATTTGCAAAAGTTCCACCTTTTCATCCACATCACGATTTCCATCTTCCGCCCCGTTGATTTGCAAGAGTTCCACCTTTTCATCCACGTCATGATTTCCATCTTCTACATCATTGAGTTGCAAAAGTTCCACCTTTTCATCCACATCATTGATTTGCAAAAGTTCCACCATTTCGTCCACATCATTTATTTGCAAAAGTTCCACCTTTTCGTCCACATCACGATTTCCATCTTCTGCACCATTGATTTGCAAGAGTTCCACCTTTTCATCCACATCATGATTTTCATCTTCTACATCATTGATTTGCAAAAGTTCCACCTTTTCATCCACATCCTTGATTTGCAACACAACATGATTTCCATCTTCTACATCATTGATTTGCAAAAGTTCCACCTTTTCATCCACATCATGATTTCCATCTTCTACATCATTGATTTGCAAGAGTTCCATCTTTTCATCCACATCATTGATTTGCAAAAATTCCGCCTTTTCATCCACATCATTGATTTGCAGAAGTTCCACCTTTCCATCGACATCATGATTTCCCTCTATGTTTACAGACATATCTTCAATATGATGATTGGTAGCATTGTGCTCATTGCTATGGAACCCGCATCCTTCAAATGCATCCTCAACTAAATTTTGCTCCTTGATTTCTGTAGATGAAACAATAACTTTTGGCAGAAAGTCACTATCCAAGTGAACATCCTGGGAATTTACAGCAACAACAGCACTAGACTTTTGAAACCCAGGAAGATAGGAATCTTCATTTATGTTATTATCATCTGCCAATGAAGATGCTGAAACAGTTATACAATTTTCACTCAACCTATCCAATTCAAACTCCGGAGTTCTATCACGGATTGCTTTTGAGTCAATAACCTGGTCACATTCCTTATCCACTGGGCTTCTCAGGATGAAACCTAATTGATCATCTACAGGAAGCTGACAGTCTTTGATCTCAATTATTTTAGATTCATCCTCAGAAGCGTCATTGATTCCTAGTATGGAATTTTCAGGAGAACCTTTGGAAAATAAGCTCGTCACATGAACTGGCTGAGAACTGTTCATATCAGAGATATTTTCTTTTTCCGGTCCAATTTCTTCTACACCACTAGGATTTAGAGCCTTGGGTTGGTCTGCCTGTAACTGCTGACTAACTGCGTCTAAATTACTTTGGGTGGTTTTTTTGCAATTGATTATGAGACTCTCGTTCAATAAATGCCCCTGTGCATCTCCTTCATATCTACCAAATTCATCAGCACCACAATTTACCTGTTCAGTATTCTTACACGGGGTTCCTTGTTTAGATCCTTCGGGGACAGTTTTGCAAAAATCATCAAGGCTAGAATTTAAAAGTGCAGTCTTGGCACTCTTGTATCCCTTAAACTCTCCTGAAAACTCTGCCTGTAGTATCAAACTTTCCTTGAAAGGCGGAATGTCACCGGTGGGCCCTTTGATTTGATCATCTTCATCTTGTCCTATGGTATTCTGCACAGTATTAGAAGTTCTCTGCATGATAGGAAAGAGCGTAGACTGTGGTTCCTGATATGAAGACCGGTCCCCATTTGACGTAACATCATATAACTTGTTATCCAGAGTGTGGTCGGCCTCTTTCTCCAACTGCTCATGTGTCTGACTCTTTTTAAGAAGTTCATTCTCATGTGTAGGTATTACCATGTTCTCCATGCTAGAAATGATCTCATTTTCATGTAGTTCTCCTTGCTCCTTGGATTTTAAGATGACATCATCAAGAATGTTTTCAACCTCTGCTTGCTTACTTATTATTTCAAAAATCGAAGAATCACAATCCCCTTCTACACCAGGCATCTGCTTATTGTCTATTTGCACGATTGCTTCTGGCTTGACATCTGAAAGGCTTAATTCCTTAGTGTCTGACACTTTCTCCAGAGTGTGGTCAGCCTCTTTCTCCAACTGCTCATGTGTCTGACTCTTTGTAAGAAATTCCTTTTCATGTGTAGGTAATACCATGTTCTCCATGCTAGAAATGATCTCATTTTCATGTAGTTCTCCTTGTTCCTTGGATTTTAAGATAACATCATCAAGAATGTTTTCAACCTCTGCTTGCTTACTTATTATTTCAAAAACCGAAGAATCACAATCCACTTCTACACCAGCCATCTGCTTATTGTCTATTTGCACGATTGCTTCTGGCTTGACATCTGAAAGGCTTAATTCCTTAGTGTCTGACACTTTCTCCAGAGTGTGGTCAGCCTCTTTCTCCAACTGCTCATGTGTCTGACTCTTCGTAAGAAATTCCTTTTCATGTGTAGGTAATACCATGTTCTCCATGCTTGAAATGATCTCATTTTCATGTAGTTCTCCTTGCTCCTTAGATTTTAAGATGACATCATCAAGAATGTTTTCAACCTCTGCTTGCTTACTTATTATTTCAAAAACCGAAGAATCACAATCCACTTCTACACCAGCCATCTGCTTATTGTCTATTTGCATGATTGCTTCTGGCTTGACGTCTGAAAGGCTTAATTCCTTAGTGTCTGACACTTTCTCCAGAGTGTGGTCAGCCTCTTTCTCCAACTGCTCATGTGTCTGACTCTTTGTAAGAAATTCCTTTTCACGTGTAGGTAATACCATGTTCTCCATGCTAGAAATGATCTCATTTTCATGTAGTTCTCCTTGTTCCTTGGATTTTAAGATGACATCATCAAGAATGTTTTCAACCTCTGCTTGCTTACTTATTATTTCAAAAATCGAAGAATCACAATCCACTTCTACACCAGCCATCTGCTTATTGTCTATTTGCACGATTGCTTCTGGCTTGACATCTGAAAGGCTTAATTCATTAGTGTCTGACATTTTCTCCAGAGTGTGGTCAGCGTCTTTCTCCAACTGCTCGTGTGTCTGACTCTTCGTAAGAAATTCCTTTTCATGTGTAGGTAATACCATGTTCTCCATGCTTGAAATGATCTCATTTTCATGTAGTTCTCCTTGCTCCTTAGATTTTAAGATGACATCATCAAGAATGTTTTCAACCTCTGCTTGCTTACTTATTATTTCAAAACTAGAAGAATCAAAATCCACTTCTACACCAGCCTTCTGCTTATTGTCTATTGGCACAATTGCTTCTGAGTTGACATCTGAATGGCTTAATTCCTTAGTACGATTCTTTGCTGCCCCTTTGACAATTTTGGACCTTGCTTCTTTAACAGAAACTGTTCCCAACTTCCTTAGTTTAGGAATGTTACTCTCTGAAGGTTTGCAGGGTATGGAGCTTTTCTGCAAGCTGTGTGAACCGGAAGCTTTTACCTGCAAAGCAAAAATAATAGGCATGGACGTGTGATCAATATGTGAGTGTCATTTTATTGATGCATGCTTCTAAATATGATATAGGGAAATGAACATAATAATCATACCTGAGAAAAGAAACCAATGGAGGGAGATGGCTTCCGTAGGCCTGATGATTTTATTGTCCCTGTTTGATGCGTTGTTTGATCCATTCTGGATGGTGGACGTAGTATGGAAACTGGGGTATCCTGTGCAGCAGGTCAAAAATATTTCAAGAGAATAATCAAATAATTTGTAGTTAAATAACAAAAAATACAAAATTGATGGAGTAAAAAATTGAATATTTGAGTAAGTACCCACCGAAAGTTTTCCAGCCTGCTTGGTAAGACTTCTACTAACAGAACACTTGTCAGCCATATCAACTTTAGGGATGCTTGGAACATATGTAGGATTTTTTGACAGGCTAGAGATGCTTGGTGTAGGATTTTTTGACATGCGAGGGATGCTTGGCGTAGGATTTTTTGATAGGCTAGGGATGCTTGGCGTAGGATTTTTTGGCAGGCCTAACATAATAAAAACGAGATCAATAAATTTGGGGACAGAAAAAAGAGGGATTTCACACTTCTGAAGTTAAGAATGCTGAAGTGAGAGATTCATTTTAAACGGAAAAGTGAAAAGTTAGTGATTGATTAAAAAAGCCAATAGTTGAGATTTCGATCATATGCATGTATTTTGACTAACAAACTACAAAGTTGTTTAAATTTCATCGTTGATCTTTGAATTGACTACTATAAAGTACTCACATTTTCCTTCTGAAGTGTATTCCTAGGTTTACAAGAGTTAAATCCAGAAAAAAGGATCAAATACAAACTACAGAACTTACTAGGATGTGCATTCTGATTTCTTTTTGAGGAACCTGAGCTCAACATTCCACTCCTAGTGGTAGTTGCATTTGCAGAAACATTGGATTTTGGTCCTGGTATCCCAGTGATTTTTGACTCTTTACTCGGCATTTTAGCGGTGTCAGTTATTTTTAGTTTTCAAAGGAGTTAAGGTAAGCACTTTCATTATTCAACAGAAATACATACAACTAAATTCCAGCACACACACACTAAAGAGACTCCACTCTGCAACAGTTTGAGTTAACTTCAAATTTATAAAATCACTTCAGCTAAAATAAGATTACAGTTTTTATTCATGAAAGTCTTTATAAAGTTTATAAAAGGTTATGGAGAAATTAAATGAGAAAAGTACCACAAAAAGTAAAGAAGCAGAAATTAATTACAACTTATTCAATATAAACTTTTTCTTTAAAAAACACATAGTTACAGTAAGATTCTTTCTACGTTTTTTCTCATAAGATTCTTCTTGACAAAGCTGACTGTTAATAAATATGCATCTAAACAAGCTTATAAAATCACTTCAGCTAAAATGAGTTTACAGTTTTTATTCATG from Lathyrus oleraceus cultivar Zhongwan6 chromosome 7, CAAS_Psat_ZW6_1.0, whole genome shotgun sequence encodes the following:
- the LOC127100429 gene encoding uncharacterized protein LOC127100429 isoform X9, producing MPSKESKITGIPGPKSNVSANATTTRSGMLSSGSSKRNQNAHPSLPKNPTPSIPSLSKNPTPSIPRMSKNPTPSISSLSKNPTYVPSIPKVDMADKCSVSRSLTKQAGKLSDTPVSILRPPSRMDQTTHQTGTIKSSGLRKPSPSIGFFSQVKASGSHSLQKSSIPCKPSESNIPKLRKLGTVSVKEARSKIVKGAAKNRTKELSHSDVNSEAIVPIDNKQKAGVEVDFDSSSFEIISKQAEVENILDDVILKSKEQGELHENEIISSMENMVLPTHEKEFLTKSQTHEQLEKDADHTLEKMSDTNELSLSDVKPEAIVQIDNKQMAGVEVDCDSSIFEIISKQAEVENILDDVILKSKEQGELHENEIISSMENMVLPTREKEFLTKSQTHEQLEKEADHTLEKVSDTKELSLSDVKPEAIMQIDNKQMAGVEVDCDSSVFEIISKQAEVENILDDVILKSKEQGELHENEIISSMENMVLPTHEKEFLTKSQTHEQLEKEADHTLEKVSDTKELSLSDVKPEAIVQIDNKQMAGVEVDCDSSVFEIISKQAEVENILDDVILKSKEQGELHENEIISSMENMVLPTHEKEFLTKSQTHEQLEKEADHTLEKVSDTKELSLSDVKPEAIVQIDNKQMPGVEGDCDSSIFEIISKQAEVENILDDVILKSKEQGELHENEIISSMENMVIPTHENELLKKSQTHEQLEKEADHTLDNKLYDVTSNGDRSSYQEPQSTLFPIMQRTSNTVQNTIGQDEDDQIKGPTGDIPPFKESLILQAEFSGEFKGYKSAKTALLNSSLDDFCKTVPEGSKQGTPCKNTEQVNCGADEFGRYEGDAQGHLLNESLIINCKKTTQSNLDAVSQQLQADQPKALNPSGVEEIGPEKENISDMNSSQPVHVTSLFSKGSPENSILGINDASEDESKIIEIKDCQLPVDDQLGFILRSPVDKECDQVIDSKAIRDRTPEFELDRLSENCITVSASSLADDNNINEDSYLPGFQKSSAVVAVNSQDVHLDSDFLPKVIVSSTEIKEQNLVEDAFEGCGFHSNEHNATNHHIEDMSVNIEGNHDVDGKVELLQINDVDEKAEFLQINDVDEKMELLQINDVEDGNHDVDEKVELLQINDVEDGNHVVLQIKDVDEKVELLQINDVEDENHDVDEKVELLQINGAEDGNRDVDEKVELLQINDVDEMVELLQINDVDEKVELLQLNDVEDGNHDVDEKVELLQINGAEDGNRDVDEKVELLQINGAEDKNRDVDEKVELLQINNVDEKVELLQINDVEDGNHDVDEKVELLRINGAEDGNCDLDENVDLLQINDVDEKVEHLQINDVDEKVEILQINDVEDGNHDVDGKVELLQIIGAEDGNRDLDEKVELLQINDVDEKVELLQINDVDEKVEILQINDVEDGNHDVDKKVELLQINGAEDGNRDVDEKVELLQINDVDEKVELLQINGAEDGNHDVDEKVELLQINGADDGNCDVDEKVELLQINDVDEKVELLQINDVEDGNHDVDEKVELLQINGAEDGNHDVEDKVELLQINDAEEGLSDILPLVETQLNMNFFSSEFDSSIEVSEDPFSTAVSLICEKQCSLSENSKLLSSDMLVNKDGNQGVDEKVELLQINGAEEGSLDISPSVEIQLENVISAEFDSSTKVSEDPCLLSEKSKLLASENSIFNATIPQGSEVSSMKLNENAISAELGSSIDVSEGPCLLSEKSKLLASENSIFNATIPEGSEVSSVKLNRNAISADLDSSIQVSEGPFTSAVAWKSEEQCLLSEKSKLLDSDNSIFIETILQGNEVGSVNSESLSDAAVTTVFENDKSPNTDMASQSKDKIDFPEEDNGKIIHLEIDATKTKQEVPIAKPPLNVAPFTEEWLAAIEAAGEEILMMKSGAVQNSPPDKVQNEPNPWSPVKKNQEIGPFDCTKITKHNIQSSDPS